The following proteins are encoded in a genomic region of Hymenobacter siberiensis:
- a CDS encoding LysM peptidoglycan-binding domain-containing protein, with product MRNSILLLGILLTLTGALAAQSLAPRPHPDVPAAMDVAGIHLVLSEEAQRLVQQKADGLCRHQPSFQARVDLADASFPIIDRVLKEEGVPLDFRYLALQESALLGNARSNHEAVGYWQLKQETATGLGLSVNDAVDERQHLTTSTRAAARYLTRSNASLHNWMNALLSYYTGLGGVKPYTLPTDADATEMAITEATSPYVLMFLAQKIAFEPSCGLNPRPKLLLQEFPAVAGQTLYAQALTLHVDSGALTIHNHWLLAATVPADKAYTLIVPVGDVTQAAGIVANQRLQSRGQLLNAPTVAANTAEVRLNKLRALIALPGETMADLARRGHQRLGEFLKHNELSAFDQVVTGRPYFLEKKRDVAAVPYHVLSPGERIFDVAQKYGIRQKAIYSKNRMARVEELRPGRVLWLQHTRPRETAIEYRTLPEGAALERPSVATTAAETETDILVDQANEALAARRTGSPGDGKVKVKIKVKNESGKTKRVTIESTDGWGEALETATTAAATLPAVAPASVVAAPAPARPAPAPAQPSFAKRTYLPPPAAAPAPAPLADEPRQPDSTVAAPVASRPAVAARPVPVAAPAAPVYSPKPAPAVVAAPIAAAPRPEAALVPAAVVSAPKPAAVVAVRAIPGDARHRVEARETVYSVGRLYNIAPATLIAINQLAPPYGLVTGQVLTLKDAEQQPAPVAKAAPVKAPAPMPAARAAGQINPALLYVPKKANLTAVATAAPSVPAAEAAVQHIVMKGETLYSIARRYQVTIADLQAWNNKPDASVKLGEVLRVQAATK from the coding sequence ATGCGAAATTCGATTCTGCTGCTGGGGATTTTACTAACGCTGACGGGCGCATTGGCCGCCCAGTCGCTGGCCCCGCGCCCGCACCCCGACGTGCCCGCCGCCATGGACGTGGCCGGCATTCACCTCGTGCTCAGCGAAGAAGCCCAGCGCCTGGTGCAGCAAAAGGCCGACGGCCTGTGCCGCCACCAGCCCTCTTTCCAGGCGCGGGTTGATTTGGCCGATGCCTCATTTCCCATCATCGACCGGGTGCTGAAGGAAGAAGGCGTGCCGCTCGATTTCCGCTATCTGGCCCTTCAGGAAAGCGCCCTGCTGGGCAATGCGCGCAGCAACCACGAGGCCGTGGGCTACTGGCAGCTCAAGCAGGAAACTGCCACTGGCTTGGGCCTCAGCGTGAACGATGCCGTGGATGAGCGCCAGCACCTCACCACCAGCACCCGCGCCGCCGCCCGCTACCTCACCCGCAGCAACGCCAGCCTGCACAACTGGATGAACGCCCTGCTGAGCTACTACACCGGCCTGGGCGGCGTGAAACCCTACACCTTGCCCACCGACGCGGACGCCACCGAAATGGCCATCACCGAGGCCACTTCGCCCTACGTGCTGATGTTTCTGGCCCAAAAAATCGCCTTCGAGCCATCCTGCGGCCTCAACCCCCGGCCGAAGCTGCTGCTCCAGGAGTTCCCCGCCGTGGCCGGCCAAACGCTTTATGCCCAGGCCCTCACGCTGCACGTCGACTCGGGCGCGCTGACCATCCACAACCACTGGCTGCTGGCCGCCACCGTGCCTGCCGATAAAGCCTACACGCTCATCGTGCCGGTGGGCGACGTGACCCAGGCCGCCGGCATTGTGGCCAACCAGCGCCTCCAAAGCCGGGGCCAGCTCCTGAATGCCCCCACCGTGGCCGCCAACACCGCCGAGGTGCGCCTCAACAAGCTGCGCGCGCTCATCGCCCTGCCCGGCGAAACCATGGCCGACCTGGCCCGGCGCGGCCACCAGCGCCTGGGCGAGTTCCTGAAACACAACGAGCTATCGGCCTTCGACCAGGTGGTAACGGGCCGGCCTTATTTCCTGGAGAAAAAGCGCGACGTGGCCGCCGTGCCATACCACGTCCTCTCGCCCGGCGAGCGCATTTTTGATGTGGCCCAGAAGTACGGCATCCGCCAGAAGGCCATTTACAGCAAAAACCGCATGGCCCGCGTCGAGGAGCTGCGGCCCGGCCGGGTGCTGTGGCTCCAGCACACCCGCCCCCGCGAAACCGCCATCGAATACCGCACCCTGCCCGAAGGCGCGGCCCTGGAGCGGCCCAGCGTAGCCACCACGGCCGCCGAAACGGAGACAGATATATTGGTCGACCAGGCCAACGAAGCCCTGGCCGCCCGCCGCACGGGGTCTCCTGGCGATGGCAAAGTGAAGGTCAAAATCAAAGTGAAAAATGAGTCCGGCAAAACCAAGCGCGTCACCATCGAAAGCACCGACGGCTGGGGAGAAGCGCTGGAAACGGCTACTACCGCTGCGGCGACGCTGCCAGCGGTAGCGCCCGCTTCGGTGGTAGCTGCTCCGGCCCCGGCGCGCCCGGCTCCGGCCCCCGCGCAGCCGTCGTTTGCTAAAAGAACCTACCTGCCGCCGCCCGCTGCCGCCCCGGCCCCCGCGCCCCTGGCCGATGAGCCGCGCCAGCCCGACTCGACCGTAGCGGCCCCCGTGGCCAGCCGCCCGGCGGTAGCGGCCCGGCCTGTGCCTGTAGCTGCGCCTGCCGCGCCCGTTTATTCACCAAAGCCAGCTCCGGCCGTAGTGGCCGCGCCGATTGCCGCTGCGCCCCGGCCCGAAGCTGCCCTGGTGCCCGCCGCTGTCGTGTCCGCGCCAAAGCCCGCCGCTGTTGTGGCCGTGCGCGCCATTCCCGGCGACGCAAGGCACCGCGTGGAAGCCCGCGAAACGGTGTATTCCGTGGGCCGCCTGTATAATATTGCTCCCGCTACGTTGATTGCCATCAATCAGCTGGCTCCGCCTTATGGCCTGGTTACGGGCCAGGTGCTAACGCTGAAAGATGCTGAGCAGCAGCCAGCTCCGGTGGCTAAAGCGGCACCTGTAAAAGCGCCCGCGCCAATGCCCGCTGCGCGTGCTGCCGGGCAAATAAACCCGGCGCTGTTGTACGTACCCAAAAAAGCGAATCTAACGGCGGTAGCTACCGCCGCGCCATCCGTGCCGGCTGCCGAAGCGGCTGTGCAGCACATCGTTATGAAAGGCGAAACGCTGTATAGCATCGCCCGGCGCTACCAGGTAACCATCGCCGACCTGCAAGCTTGGAACAACAAGCCCGATGCCTCCGTGAAGCTGGGCGAAGTGCTGCGCGTGCAGGCTGCTACGAAATAA